The genomic DNA GACGCCCTCCGTGTGTCCGAGGACGGGGATGGACGTGTTGTCCTGGATGTACTGGACGAACGCCGAGGACCCGCGGGGCATCAGCAGGTCGACGGACTCGTCCATCCCGAGCACCTCGTCGACGTCCTCGCGGGCCTCGATGTTGGCGGCCCAGCCGTCGGGCACGTCGGCGGTGGCCTCGACGATGAGTTCGTGGAGGACGCGGTTGGAGTGGAGCGCCTCGCTCCCGCCCTTCAGGATGACCGCGTTGCCCGATTTCAGGCCGAGCGATGCGATCTGGACCAGCGCGTCCGGGCGCGACTCGAAGACGGCCGCGACCACGCCGATGGGGACGCTCACCTTGTAGAGGTCGAGGTCGTCGTCGAGGTGACGGGCGCTGAGCGTGCGACCGAGGGGGTCGTCCTGCGCGGCGACGCTGCGCACCATCTCGATGATGCTGTCGAGCTTCCCGTCCGAGAGCTTCAGCCGGTCGACCAGGGCCTGCGTGTACTCGCCCTGTTCGAGGAGCTCCTCGGCCTCGGCCACGTCGCGCTCGTTGGCCTCCAGCACGCGGTCGCGGTTGGCGTCGATGGCGTCTGCGATGTCGTGGAGTGCCTCGCTGCGGGCCTCGTCCGACAGCGTGGCCAGTTCGAGCGCCGCGCGCTCGGCCCGTGCGACCTTCTCGGCGGTGGTCGGGTCGGTCGTCCCGGCGGTGGTGTTCTCAGTCATCGGTGACCCCGTTCACGGGGACGAATATCGTCCCGACGGGTTTGGCGTTAGCGATTCTGGCGAGGACGTCGGGCTCGGCGGAGCCGGCGATGATGGCCGGGATGCCGTGCTCGCTCACGTCGCGGGCCCCCTCGACCTTGGTGCGGATGCCGCCGAACTCAGCGTCCGTCGTCCCGTCGATGAGGTCCTCGACGGCGGCGTAGTTGCGGCCGACGGCCTCGATGCGCTCGGCCCCGGGGTCGTGCTTGGGGTTCCCGGTGTAGACCCCGTCCACGTCCGTCAGGGTGACCAGCAGGTCGGCGTCGACGCCGATGGCGATGGAGGCCGAGATCATGTCGTTGTCGCCGATCTGCAGCTCCTCGGTCGCGACGGCGTCGTTCTCGTTGATGATGGGGACGACGCCCCAGGAGAGCAGCGTCTCGATGGTGTTGTGGAAGTTGGTGAACCGCTCGGGGTTCTCGAGGTCGTGCTCGGTGAGGAGGATCTGGGCGATCTTCCGGTCGTGGCGCGCGAAGCTCGCGGTGTAGCGGTGCATCAGGTGGCTCTGCCCGACCGTCGACAGCGCCTGTGCCTCCTCGACCGTCCGGTCGGTGTGGTCCAGACCGACCCGGCCGATGCCGGCACCGACGGCGCCCGAGGAGACCAGGATGACCTCCTTGCCGCGTGCGAGGAGGTCCTCGATGTCGTCGACGAGCTTGTCGAGCTTCGTGTTGTCGAGGTTCGACGCCTCGTCGGTCAGCGAGTTCGTCCCGGCCTTCACGAGCACGCGGTCGGCGTCGGCCGCCAGCCGTCGGGTCCGGTCGATCTCGTCCGCGGTCACATCACCGTCGGTCTCGTACTCCCCCGTATGCTCCCCCTCACTCATCGCCGACCTCCGCGGAGAGTTCCCGGGAGCGCCGGGCCGCCGCCGCGACCGCCGCGACGACCTCGTCGTAGACGTCGCTGTCCCGGAGGACACCCATCCCCTCGATGGTGGTCCCGTTCGGCGAGCAGACGGCGTCGATGAGTTCCTCGATGCTCCGGTCCGAGCGCAGGACGGTCTCTGCGGCACCCTTGAACGTCTGGGCGGCCAGCGTCTCCGCCGCCTCCTCGTCCATCCCCTCCTCGACAGCCGCGTCACGCATCGCACCGATGAGGTAGAAGACGAAGGCCGGGCTGGACCCGTTCAGCGCCGTGGCGGTGTCCATCAGCGACTCGTCGATGACGGCGTAGTCCCCGAGGTCGTGCAGCAGTTCGAAGACGACCGGGGGGACCTCGCCGTCCGCGCCGGCGACCGCGGCGGCCATCGTGCCCGTCTCGGCGGCCAGGTTCGGCATCAGCCGGACCACCTTCGCGTCCGTGCGTGCCGCGACGTACTCGGTGGAGACGCCGGCGGCGATGCTGACCAGCGTCTGGTCGGGCGAGAGGTCGAGGTCCTCGAGGACCGCGCCCACGATGTCCGGCTTGACGACCACGAAGACGACCTCGGAGTCGGTCGCCTCCGACGGTTCCGTGGTCGTGCGCACGCAGTGCTGTTCGACGGCCGCGAGCGCGTCCGGGTCCAGGTCCGCCGCGACGATCTCGTACCCGCCGGCCCGTGACAGGCCCTTGATCAGGGCGCTACCCATGTTCCCACAGCCGATGACGCTGACGGTGACCATTGTTACCCGCTGAATACGTGGACACCGGTATACGGGCTTTGGTTTCCGCGTGCGCGCGGCGCGGCCCTCTCTCTTCCCGTCACGCCCCGGACAGCCGCTGGCCGCTCTCGCGGACGACGGCCGCTCACCCGGCCGAGAGGGTCTCCCGGGCCGCCCCGACCGCCTCGGCGACCCCGTCGAGCAGCATCGCCGTGTCCACCCCGGCGATGAGGAAGTCGAAGCCGAGCGATCCCAGCGCGCGGACCTCCTCCGGG from Haloglomus litoreum includes the following:
- a CDS encoding glutamate-5-semialdehyde dehydrogenase, which encodes MTENTTAGTTDPTTAEKVARAERAALELATLSDEARSEALHDIADAIDANRDRVLEANERDVAEAEELLEQGEYTQALVDRLKLSDGKLDSIIEMVRSVAAQDDPLGRTLSARHLDDDLDLYKVSVPIGVVAAVFESRPDALVQIASLGLKSGNAVILKGGSEALHSNRVLHELIVEATADVPDGWAANIEAREDVDEVLGMDESVDLLMPRGSSAFVQYIQDNTSIPVLGHTEGVCHVFVDSEADLGMAEEVALDAKVQYPAVCNAVETLLVHQDVAADFLPGMVATYRDHDVTLRGCERTREHVDVGEATEDSWRQEYGDLELDIRVVDSLTAAVGHVTEYGSKHTESILTEDADRAGRFMRGVDSSSVFHNASTRFADGFRYGLGAEVGISTGKTHARGPVGLEGLTTYKWYLEGDGQLVGTYAGEDAKPFRHEPFDGQWNPGHLSGE
- the proB gene encoding glutamate 5-kinase — encoded protein: MSEGEHTGEYETDGDVTADEIDRTRRLAADADRVLVKAGTNSLTDEASNLDNTKLDKLVDDIEDLLARGKEVILVSSGAVGAGIGRVGLDHTDRTVEEAQALSTVGQSHLMHRYTASFARHDRKIAQILLTEHDLENPERFTNFHNTIETLLSWGVVPIINENDAVATEELQIGDNDMISASIAIGVDADLLVTLTDVDGVYTGNPKHDPGAERIEAVGRNYAAVEDLIDGTTDAEFGGIRTKVEGARDVSEHGIPAIIAGSAEPDVLARIANAKPVGTIFVPVNGVTDD
- the proC gene encoding pyrroline-5-carboxylate reductase, translated to MVTVSVIGCGNMGSALIKGLSRAGGYEIVAADLDPDALAAVEQHCVRTTTEPSEATDSEVVFVVVKPDIVGAVLEDLDLSPDQTLVSIAAGVSTEYVAARTDAKVVRLMPNLAAETGTMAAAVAGADGEVPPVVFELLHDLGDYAVIDESLMDTATALNGSSPAFVFYLIGAMRDAAVEEGMDEEAAETLAAQTFKGAAETVLRSDRSIEELIDAVCSPNGTTIEGMGVLRDSDVYDEVVAAVAAAARRSRELSAEVGDE